A region of the Dreissena polymorpha isolate Duluth1 chromosome 6, UMN_Dpol_1.0, whole genome shotgun sequence genome:
ACCCGAAAGGGACATGTATTCCAAAATAAGAAagatatataatgaaaaaatataatgtacTTTCATTTCTGTGAAGGATCATACGACTATATGGAAAAAGCTACTTCAGTAtatagtatttttatattttattactttacCGTGTTTCAGTGGTATTGGCGTTTTTGTTTTCTGAAACAAATTATGTAGGCATAAGTTTACCGCTTGTTACTATTTCAAAATTGCATAACATTTTAtacttaaaacaaatacatgCGAGAAGTATAACacttatatattgaaataactgTTTCTTATATGTCCATATATTAATTTCATGTAAAATCGGAACATATCAGTACTATTTTtgtgttcaaatatataaatGGCACTTTACAGACTGCATAGGAATGGTAAACTCGAGAAGTTTGCATCCAAACAAGGCCCATGATGTGCAAAACAACGCATGTCAAAAAATGACACGAAGGCATAAATTATGACATAAAACATCACTGCGATTGGTTTTTATTTTAAGAGAATTGTTTATACTTTACCTTTTGGTACTAATGGCCATCTTAGTGCATATTTTCTCCTTAGATAAAGGATTGTTGCGATTAGAAATGTAAGAATACACCCTGCCACGAGTCCCCCGACAATTGCTCCTGTCGATGAACCTGTTATTGCTTCCGACTTTACACCATCTGAAAAATTGATCGCCCTTTAATAACATGTTAATTGATGGCATCAATTTCTAATGTGTGCTGAGTAGTCCACAATACATCTGTTTGCAAACAGTCGCTAAAACATGCCATACACTACTTTCTATCAAACAGTATGCATTATGAAATTCAATTAAATCTCTGAATTGTTTTCAATGCATTATAGGGCTCTTTATTATTTACAATGCATTTAGGTTATGTACTATATGCATTATCGGTTACACGTGTAAATACAAGATACATACCGTTCTTCGTTTTTGTCAGTGTTTTGAATGTATCACTTAGAGGCTTGGACTGACCATTCGCATTAATGGCGAATAGCTCCACATGATACTCCATTGCACTTTGAAGATTGTTTATAGCCGCATACATTGGCTTCAATATATTCGAGGAAGTATCGTTGAAAAAATGAATGGTCCACGAGTCAATTGAGGATGCACGATATTGGAGTTGAAATAACTGTCGAATACCGCCATTGAACTGTGGAAGCCATGTTACCGTGGCGCTTGTTTCGGATATCGTTTCATTTATGACATAGAATAAAGTTGGTTGTTCAGGTTCATCTGCGGATTAAGAATCGTTATGTGCAAGCATATGGGAAACACCATTTAATGAATTGTCATGTATAGTTTGTATGTGTATTATATTGACCAAATATGCTGAGGTAAACCGGTGCTAATTATGTCAGAAACAAACGAGACTACACAATACTATCAAGAAGTAGTACAGAGTTCCATCTCGTATAATAGTTACTGATCAGTAAGCCAATATCTTAGAACAGAACTTAGTTTAAGGCTTTTTGGTCGCTGTAATACGATAAGGTCAGTAATGATCTTAGCTATTTCCGATGTAATACCGCACTAATTAAAAAGTTTTTAATTCTATTATAATTAtaccaaataaataaacacaacgcATACAAGCAAACATGTTGGAGTTTATTGTACTAAGTTCTAGTTTAAACATATTACCTCTACAtaaagtatttgtttaatttaaacagCGCACGATATAAAGTCATTTTActattgtttacatatttgcgGTAAACAACAATCACAATTCGTATATTTTAACTGCATACCAAAACACACAACTTTGATTTAATATTCACAAATGAATGAATCAATATAAGCGTAAACAACCATACAATTTGATATGGAAAATTCGAGTATAGATTTATAGTTTATGTTGGTCAAAAGCCTATATATATAACTGCGGTCATACACAATAAGAGCTGAAAGAGATACCCGCTGTTACTTGACACTTTGTGTATACCATACTTTAGTTCGGGCTTCAAAATTTATATACGCAAAGATGAATGATGATTATGGATTGTTTACTATCATAAATTTGTGTACTTACATATCACATACAATGTTATAGTTGCGACAATATATCCTGACACCCGTGCATGTACTGTGGGGTTCATGATGTTGGACACGTTGCAAGTAATTGTGATATTTTGTTTGACTATTCCTGTCCATAGTTGATTGGGCCAGGAGTATGTTGGGGATGGGTTGGAGTCGGCCTGACAGACGAGCGTAATATTTGCACCGTAAACAATGCCTAACTTTTTCCCGAGAACTTCGATACCGTGCGTATTGTCAATATGTATTTTTGGATTGGCTGGAGGATCTGTTTCACAACGATTACTCGATAATTCGTACTGTTTATGTGACAAATATACGTACGCATTTATGTAAATATAGcgtttgtttatcatttaaaacgtataaaaatataacttaaagttacactttttaattattaatattttcaactGTATATAATCGTTTATCTGTATCgataaatacacaaaacaaaagcatgcaatttgctttattttatttacttacaaaGGACTTCTAGGTTCACACTGGAACTCGACATTCCTGTAAAAGGTTTATCTCCAGTCGGCGACAAGCGGTTTTGAACAGTGCATGTATAAACGCCATCGTAGTCCGATGGCTGAACGTTTCTTAATTCTAGATCGGTGATGTTTCTAGTACCGCCAGGGGCCCAATAGTATAAGTCCGGCGGAGGATTACTTTGACTGGAACAACTTATTGTTACGGATTGGCCAGCGATTATCCTAATTGTACCGGATACGGTTATATTACCGATCTTCAGTGTAGGCGATAACGGTGGATCTGGAATAACAAGTATATGTATGGATGTATAAACTATGACAATCAAGTAGATCCATGGTCCGGAAGTTACTAAGGCAATAAGTTAATAAGTCTGGGGACTCAGGTATAATAAACCGCCTAATTATTACAATGTATATTGTAAGAACGACAAATATACCCGACAGAACAAACACAAAGAATACAAATAGtatgatgttttatttgcataaaatattACTTACACACAACAATTACCATCATCGTGACACTGTTCGTTCCTATCACAGCTGTTCCAATTGTCGGTGTCATGTTGTTCGAAACACTCACTCTGTACTGCCCATTCTGATAGggttgaatatttacgacacTGAAAATAAAACCGTTGCGAGTGCTTGTGTCTGGTAAGGTCCATATGTATGTGATATCAGGAGGGTTACCGGTGCTCGTGCAGGTGATGTTCAGAGTACTAGCTCTTGTTACATGTACAACGCTTGTAACTACTGATTCCCGGTATGTACATATCGGGGTATCGGGGCTATCTGTAAAAATACAAACAGTGATGAACGCTCTGAAgtttaaacatacatatataatttGCATGCCAAAATGCGTTCTGTTAATGTCTTAATAATTTTTAATGACTTACACAACACATTGATGATGGACGTCTGTGATATGTAAAGTGCTCCAATGTTACTGGCATTACAGTAGATCCTAATAGAGTTATCGTTCTTTGATGGCCGCAATGTTATTGTACTGGTTACAACAATAAGCTCGTCCTGCATTGAGGCCGCACTAGTAGAAAATGATGTTATATTAACACGTCCAGTTGAAGCTTCCTTGAACCAGGTTACTTTGGCGGCAGGAAGCCCGCCAGAAGTCCTACACACGAGTGTCCCTATGGTGTCAGCTATGATATTGACCGTTGATACTGGTAGCAATGAGATACCGGTGATACCAACtgtaaatattttacttaataatcTGATGCTACCTTTGGTACTTAAACACAACAAATATGCACTATTACATTGTGCATTATCAACGATGTTCATTTATCCGTCTTTGCTCAGTGAACAAAACACAACTGGTTGTTCACCGCTTTAAGTATTACTTTAATTGTCTAATAATAATTGTTCGTGATATATTTTCTTGAGTGTCAATATTTTCTATTTGTATACGTGATAGTTACGAATGGACACTTATTTAAATAGTTTACCACTTGAACGCGAACAATTGGTTTTTTAAATATTCCAGATTTGTTTTACCACATAATACTATCTTGTCATGCTATCTATAATATGTCGATGTTAAAAGCGTTGCCGTGCTGTTGACAGCATTatggatttattttttattaaaacgaTCAAATAGAAACAACAACGATATTTTTGCGaattttaaaaactatatttatttgGAAAATAGTATTTATGAAAAGtcttttttttcatgttaaaCTCTTCAATACACATGATTTGAATACCATCAAACAAAGAAAG
Encoded here:
- the LOC127834656 gene encoding neural cell adhesion molecule 1-like, producing MAYWCDQLCIIGVIIYHTGNTLQQQVTLSPSPVATVVEGENLTLVCSSSTNVSGIVSRVVWGENNVILCTISMMTCSCLEADTSEQYHAICSLNYVSFTVKHFNRSRNTSLWKCTMRIDSTFVESGTTQVLVKVGITGISLLPVSTVNIIADTIGTLVCRTSGGLPAAKVTWFKEASTGRVNITSFSTSAASMQDELIVVTSTITLRPSKNDNSIRIYCNASNIGALYISQTSIINVLYSPDTPICTYRESVVTSVVHVTRASTLNITCTSTGNPPDITYIWTLPDTSTRNGFIFSVVNIQPYQNGQYRVSVSNNMTPTIGTAVIGTNSVTMMVIVVYPPLSPTLKIGNITVSGTIRIIAGQSVTISCSSQSNPPPDLYYWAPGGTRNITDLELRNVQPSDYDGVYTCTVQNRLSPTGDKPFTGMSSSSVNLEVLYPPANPKIHIDNTHGIEVLGKKLGIVYGANITLVCQADSNPSPTYSWPNQLWTGIVKQNITITCNVSNIMNPTVHARVSGYIVATITLYVIYEPEQPTLFYVINETISETSATVTWLPQFNGGIRQLFQLQYRASSIDSWTIHFFNDTSSNILKPMYAAINNLQSAMEYHVELFAINANGQSKPLSDTFKTLTKTKNDGVKSEAITGSSTGAIVGGLVAGCILTFLIATILYLRRKYALRWPLVPKENKNANTTETRPDAPTRDTETYSSIQQEIDDIGHRYSMPVPVPEQQAKSINQYDETLHFQKSSKYANMVVGEGNIHIDQPFRNSSDENSYGNIMNETVSSGIQSGEEYEMIQPTSH